Sequence from the Erythrobacter insulae genome:
GGCCATCAGGGCAACCCCTTGGCCAAGGCAGCGCGGAGCGCGCGTCAGTTTGGCGCAAAGACGAAAGGTCTGTTGGCCCCGGAGCATGTTTTAGAATGCACCACGGCCGCAAACAGGAAGAATTTCCTTGAACAACAATCGTAACAACAATCGTCGTCGCGGTCGCGGAAACCGCAACCCGCAAGGTGCGGCGAACAACCAGAACCGCATCGATAGCCGCGCACGCGGCAATGCGCCGCAGCTCCTCGACAAGTATAAAAAGCTTGCACAGGATGCGCAGCACCATGGTGATCGTGTCCAGGCGGAATATTATCTTCAATTTGCAGATCATTATTTCCGCGTGATTGCAGATAATAAAGCGCGCCAAGACGAAGCACGGGCCAAACGTAATGACGAGCGCGGCCCCTCTGGCGATGACAGCGATGAAGACGAAGACGGCGATAACCGCCGCCGCAACAGCAATCGCCGCCCGCGCGGACGCCGTGAAGACGGCGAAGACCAGCGCGACAGCAACCGGTCCGATGAAAACGACGCTGATGACGATTCCGATAACGAAACGTCAGAAGAAGTCGAAAAGCCAAAGCGCCGCGCACGCAAACCGCGCAGCGATGCGGACACTACGGAGAAGCCCAAACGCAGGAAGCCGCGCGCAAGCCGGCCCGACAAAGGCGACCGTGGCGGCGATACCGCAGCAGAGATCGACTCATCGGTTCTGCCACCGGCTATCGGTGTTGGATCGGCCAAAGACAGCGACGACAGTTTAGAAGTTGTCGGTTAAGCGTTAGACACTGCGCGAACCCGGAGCGGATTGATGCACGATCTTTCGCGCAGGGTGATCAAATTTGCGGATGACTGGCCGAAACTGACTGCGCTCCTGCTTGGTCTGATATCGGCCATGGGCTACCCGCCTGTTCATGGTTGGTGGATAGCGCTGCCCGCGCTGGCGCTCTTAATTGGACACCTTTATCGCGCGCAGACTTGGCGCTCGGCGTTTGGGCGCGGCTGGTTGTTTGGCTGGGTTCACCTGACTCTGGCGAATAACTGGATCGCCACAGCCTTCACCCATCAGGCGAAGATGCCGGAATTCCTCGGCTGGATCGCGGTGCCGTTACTCTGCGTGTATCTTGCACTTTATCCTGCGATTGCGGCTCTTTTTGCGCATTTGATTGCGCGCAGACCCGGAGTGTTTCGGTTTGGAGCCGTTTTGTCGGGTGGCTGGATCATCACCGAATGGGCGAGAAGTTGGGCTTTTACAGGTTACCCTTGGCCCCCACTCGGCCTGATCTTGCTAGGCAGTTGGCAATCACCGGGGATTGCGGGTCTTTTGCCCTGGCTTGGAACCTATGCGCTATCGGGGCTGACTGTTGTGATCGGCGCTGTCTTGTTGGCGTGTGCGATGCACAAACGGGCCGTGCTGCTTGCCGGATTTGGTGCGGCGATTGTGGGTGCGATGATGTTTCCAATTCCCAATCCGGATATGTCGCCCGATACGGCAACGCTGGGTGTGAACTATACTTTGGTACAGCCTTTGTTGACGCAGGACGAGATCAACGACCCGACAAAGTTTGAAGAACAATTTGCGCGTATAACCGATTTGACGATGCCGGGCCGAGACGGGTCGAGAGTGGTTCTTTGGCCCGAAAGCGCCGTGCCCGACTATCTCGAAGACGGCTATCCGCTGCGTTACTATGATCGGATGACCGTCAGCGGTGACCCAGATTTCGCCCGCAAACGGATTGGTTCTGTGATTGGGCCGGAGTCGAGCCTTTTGACAGGCGCAGTGAATCTCGATTTTCAGGAGAAAGCGGGCATTGTCAGCGTCGTAAGCGCACGCAATTCGGTGCTCGCTCTGAATGGTGCCGGTGATATTACCGGCCATTACGCAAAGGCGCACCTCGTACCTTACGGCGAATATTTGCCAATGCGGGGAATTCTGGAACCGCTCGGGCTCACCCGGTTAGTCGCTGGATCAATAGACTATAAAGAAGGCCCCGGCCCAGCCACGATTGATCTGGGTGAGCACGGCAAAGCGGGCATTCAGATCTGTTATGAAATCGTGTTCTCTGGCCAGGTTGTCGATCGGGCCAATCGCCCCGATTATATCTTCAATCCATCAAATGATGGCTGGTTTGGCATGTGGGGTCCGCCTCAGCATCTGGCGCAAGCGAGATTGCGCGCAATAGAAGAGGGTTTGCCGGTCCTGAGATCGACGACCACGGGGATCAGCGCGGTGATCGACGCGAATGGTATCGTGCGGCAATCCATCGCCTCTGGTCAGGCCGGTTCCGTTTCGGGGATTATCCCGCCAGCGCGCCGAGCGACGCTCTTTGCCACATACGGCAATGCGGTCCCGCTGGTCTGGGCATTCTTGCTAATTTTGATCGGTCTTGGGCTCCCAAGAATGCTTGCACTGGCTCGTCTCCAACGCTAGAGCGCTCTGCAAGACATAAAGATTTCCTTATATCTCTATAAGGACCTCGATCCGACTTACGACATTCCCTCGCGGAAACTCCAAGGAATTCTCATGCGCAGCGATTTTCTCTTCACCTCTGAAAGCGTCTCTGAAGGCCACCCGGATAAGGTTTCGGATCAGATTTCGGATGCCATTGTTGACCTGATGTTGGCCAAGGACCCTGAAGCGCGGGTGGCCTGTGAGACCATGACCACAACGCAGCGCGTGATCCTGTCCGGTGAAATTCGCTGTGCTCCCATGTATGATGAGCATAACGAAGAATGGGCGGTCAACGGCGCCTGGGCGCCTGGGGCCAAGGAAGAAATCGAACAGGCTGTGCGCAGCACCGTGCGCGATATCGGATATGAGCAGGATGGTTTTCACTGGAAGACCCTGACCTTTGAAAACCACCTACACGGCCAATCCGATCACATTGCGCAGGGCGTTGATGCCGGAGCCGACGGCTCCAACAAAGACGAAGGCGCCGGCGATCAGGGTATCATGTTCGGGTTCGCATGCGATGAAACGCCGGACCTGATGCCGGCGACACTCGATTACAGTCACAAAATTCTGGAGCGGTTGGCTGCCGATCGCCATTCCGGCGCAGTGCCATTCCTTGAGCCTGATGCGAAAAGCCAGGTTACGCTGCGTTATGTGGACGGAAAGCCTGTCGCCTGCACCGCCCTCGTTGTTTCGACCCAGCATGCCGAGGGTTATGACAAAGGCGAAAAAGAAGCCGAGCTGAAAGCGTATGTCAGAGATGTCGTCGCCGACATTCTGCCCGATGGTTTCCTGT
This genomic interval carries:
- a CDS encoding DUF4167 domain-containing protein, which translates into the protein MNNNRNNNRRRGRGNRNPQGAANNQNRIDSRARGNAPQLLDKYKKLAQDAQHHGDRVQAEYYLQFADHYFRVIADNKARQDEARAKRNDERGPSGDDSDEDEDGDNRRRNSNRRPRGRREDGEDQRDSNRSDENDADDDSDNETSEEVEKPKRRARKPRSDADTTEKPKRRKPRASRPDKGDRGGDTAAEIDSSVLPPAIGVGSAKDSDDSLEVVG
- the lnt gene encoding apolipoprotein N-acyltransferase gives rise to the protein MHDLSRRVIKFADDWPKLTALLLGLISAMGYPPVHGWWIALPALALLIGHLYRAQTWRSAFGRGWLFGWVHLTLANNWIATAFTHQAKMPEFLGWIAVPLLCVYLALYPAIAALFAHLIARRPGVFRFGAVLSGGWIITEWARSWAFTGYPWPPLGLILLGSWQSPGIAGLLPWLGTYALSGLTVVIGAVLLACAMHKRAVLLAGFGAAIVGAMMFPIPNPDMSPDTATLGVNYTLVQPLLTQDEINDPTKFEEQFARITDLTMPGRDGSRVVLWPESAVPDYLEDGYPLRYYDRMTVSGDPDFARKRIGSVIGPESSLLTGAVNLDFQEKAGIVSVVSARNSVLALNGAGDITGHYAKAHLVPYGEYLPMRGILEPLGLTRLVAGSIDYKEGPGPATIDLGEHGKAGIQICYEIVFSGQVVDRANRPDYIFNPSNDGWFGMWGPPQHLAQARLRAIEEGLPVLRSTTTGISAVIDANGIVRQSIASGQAGSVSGIIPPARRATLFATYGNAVPLVWAFLLILIGLGLPRMLALARLQR
- the metK gene encoding methionine adenosyltransferase, which produces MRSDFLFTSESVSEGHPDKVSDQISDAIVDLMLAKDPEARVACETMTTTQRVILSGEIRCAPMYDEHNEEWAVNGAWAPGAKEEIEQAVRSTVRDIGYEQDGFHWKTLTFENHLHGQSDHIAQGVDAGADGSNKDEGAGDQGIMFGFACDETPDLMPATLDYSHKILERLAADRHSGAVPFLEPDAKSQVTLRYVDGKPVACTALVVSTQHAEGYDKGEKEAELKAYVRDVVADILPDGFLSDDTQWHINPTGSFVIGGPDGDAGLTGRKIIVDTYGGASPHGGGAFSGKDPTKVDRSAAYITRYLAKNVVAAGLATRCTIQIAYAIGVSEPLSLYVDTHGTNTAEYDDAAIEKAIKSIAKLGGLTPRGIRTHLGLNKPIYRKTAAYGHFGRVADGDFFPWEKTDLVDDLKAALA